The DNA sequence CGGCACCGAGCGTCGCCATCACCCCCAAGGCGGTCACCGGCTTCCTGGCCGACGCGCTCGCCGAGCGCCAGGCCATCGCCGCCGACAGCGCGAGCCGCGCCGACCGCCCGGCCGCCAGCCCGTCGCCGTCGGCGTCCCCCTCCCCGTCGGCCTCGCCGTCGCCGTCGGCCTCGCCCACCCCCGCGAAGCCGAAGCCGACGCCGACCAAGCCGGTCGCCAAGCCCAAGCCGAAGCCGACGGTCGTCAAGAAGCCGACGCCGGCGCCCGCCCCGAAGCCCGCGGCCAAGCCCGCCGCGGCCCCGAAGCCCAAGCCGAAGCCGCTGTGGACCATCCCGCTGCCCGGCGCCCAGGTCACCTCCTGCTTCGGCGCGCGCTGGGGCACCGTGCACAAGGGCATCGACTTCGCGATGCCCCCGGGCACCCCGATCCACGCGGTCGGCGCCGGCACCGTGGTCAGCGCCGGCTGGGCGTACAGCGGTTACGGCATCTCGGTCGTGGTCGACCACCACAACGGCTACCTGAGCCACTACGCCCACATGTCCCAGGACATGGTGTCGGTCGGCCAGGAGGTCAAGCCCGGCGACGTGCTGGGCCTGGAGGGCACGACCGGCGACTCGACCGGCCCGCACCTGCACTTCGAGATCCACGAGGGCAGCATGTGGAACCAGATCAACCCCGCCCCCTGGCTGCGCGACCACGGCATCGCGATCAGCGGCTGCTAGACCTCAACACCCACCCCCCGAAGTTCGGCCCGGATCGCCCCCCAGCGGTCCGGGCCGAACTGTATGGGATTTCGCGAACCTACTTGCACTGAATGTGTGAGTAATACGATCTGTCGTATTCCGTGAAGGAGGTTCGCATGAGGAAGCGCGACTTGCTCGCCGTGGCCACGGCGTCATTCCTGGCCCTGACCGTCGCCGGGTGCGAGAGCGGCTCGAACACCGGCGGCGGCTCCGGCGGCGGGAAGATCGCCCTCCTGCTGCCCGAATCGCAGACCACCCGGTACGAGCAGCACGACCGGCCGCTGTTCGAGGCCAAGGTCAAGGAGCTGTGCCCCGACTGCGAGGTCATCTACAGCAACGCCCAGCAGGACCAGAGCCGCCAGCAGCAGCAGGCCGAGGCGGCGCTCAACAACGGCGCCAAGGTGCTGGTGCTCGACCCCGTCGACGGCGCGGCCGCGGGCACCATCGCCTCGCTGGCCAAGTCCAAGGGCGTCCCGGTGATCTCGTACGACCGCCTGATCCAGAACGCGCCGATCGACTACTACATCTCGTTCGACAACGAGCGCGTCGGCCAGCTCCAGGGCGAGGCCCTGGTCAACCGGCTCAAGGAGCTGGGCAAGACCTCCGGCGACATCGTCATGATCAACGGATCGCCGACGGACAACAACGCCAAGCAGTTCAACAAGGGCGCGCACAGCGCGCTCGACAACTCCGGCTTCAAGACCGTGCCCACCCCGGACTACTTCACGCCCGAGTGGAAGCCCGAGAACGCGCAGAAGTTCATGGAGGGCCAGATCGCCCAGCTCGGCAAGGACGGCTTCGCCGGGGTGTACGCCGCCAACGACGGCACCGCCGGTGGCGCCATCGCCGCCATGCGCGCCGCGGGCATCAACCCCGTCCCGCCGACCACCGGCCAGGACGCCGAGCTCGCCGCCATCCAGCGCATCGTCTCCGGCGACCAGTACATGACCGTCTACAAGGCGTTCAAGCCCGAGGCCGACCAGGCCGCGACGCTGGCCGTGGACCTGGTCAAGGGCAACAAGCCGACCGCCGGCAAGACGGTCGACAACGGCTCCGGCGCGATCCCCTCGTTCCTGCTCGAACCGGTGGTCGTCAACAAGGACAACATCAAGGACACCGTGGTCAAGGACAACCTCTACACCGTGCAGCAGATCTGCACCGGGGCGTACGCCGCCGCGTGCCAGGCGGCCGGGCTGTCCTGACCCGCCGACGCGCGGAGGGGGGTTGCGATGAGCACCACGTCCAGCAGGCCGATCCTGTCGCTGCGGGGCATCGACAAGCGGTTCGGGGCGGTGCAGGCACTGACCAGCGTCGACCTCGACGTCCACGCCGGGGAGGTCGTCGCCCTGGTCGGCGACAACGGCGCGGGCAAGTCGACCCTGGTCAAGGTGATCTGCGGGGTGGGCCCGCCCGACGGGGGCACCATCACCTTCAACGGCACCGACGTGCGCGTCGACACCCCGCACGCCGCGCAGGAACTCGGCATCGCCACCGTCTTCCAGGACCTGGCACTGTGCGACAACCTCGACGTCGTCGGCAACCTGTTCCTCGGACGCGAGCTGATGCGCGGGGCGAGCCTCGACGAGGTGGAGATGGAGCGGCGCAGCGGCAAGCTGCTGCGCGACCTGTCCGCGCGGATTCCGAGCGTACGGCTGCCCGTCGCCGCCCTGTCCGGCGGTCAGCGGCAGACCGTGGCCATCTCCCGGTCGCTGCTGGGCGACCCCAAGGTGGTGCTGCTCGACGAGCCCACCGCGGCCCTGGGCGTGGCGCAGACCGCGCAGGTGCTCAACCTCGTCGAGCGGCTGCGCGACCGGGGCCTGGGCGTGGTGCTGATCAGCCACAACATGGTCGACGTACGGGCCGTCGCCGACCGGGTGGCGGTGCTGCGGCTCGGGCGCAACAACGGCGAGTTCCGCACCGCCGACGTCACCAACGAGCAGATCATCGCCGCGATCACCGGCGCCACCCAGAACGTGGTGACCGAGCGGATGGAACGGCTGCGCGAGGCGGAGCACGGCCGGACGGCGGAGCGCGGCGACGCGGAAGGCGGTGCGTCATGACCGATCCGGTCACCGATCCCGGCCCCGGACCGGCGGTCGCGCCGCCGACCCCGGCGACCGAGCTGTCCTCCCCGAAGGAGGCCGTCGGCGGCTGGTTGCAGACCCTGCGTACCGGCGACATCGGGTCGCTGCCGGTGATCATCGGCCTGATCCTGATCGTCATCGTGTTCCAGAGCCTGAACTCGACCTTCCTCAACGCGTTCAACCTGGTCAACCTGTGCCTCCAGATCGCCGCACTGGGCATCATGGCCACCGGCATCACCCTGGTGCTCATGCTCGGCGAGATCGACCTGTCCATCGGCTCGGTCAGCGGCGTGGCGGCGGCGGTGCTGCTGGTCACGCACGTACGCGACGGCATGGGGCCCTGGGTGGCCGTGCTGCTGGCGGTCCTGGCCGGCGCGGTGATCGGCCTCATCCAGGGCTCGATCTTCGCCAAGGTCGGCGTGCCGTCGTTCATCGTCACCCTGGCCGGCCTGCTCACCTGGCAGGGCGTGCAGCTGCGCATCCTCGGCGAGCAGGGCACCATCAACCTGCCGCCGGTCGGCACGCTGGTGAAGCTGGCGCAGTTCTCGTTCGTGCCCCGCTGGCTGGCCATCGCGCTGGCCGCCCTGATTCCCCTGCTCTACCTGCTGTTCAACCTGATGACCCGCCGCCGGCGCGTCTCGGCCGAGCTCCCGGTCATGCCGCTGTGGCTGCCCATCACCGTCGCGGTGATCCTCTTCGTCCTGCTCCAGGTGGTCGTGGCCAAGCTGTACCTGGACCGGGGCGTGCCGTGGACCTTCGTGTTCATGGTCGTGGTCGTCGTCTTCTTCGACTGGCTGCTGCGGCGTACGGCGTACGGCCGCAAGATCTTCGCGGTGGGCGGCAACATCGAGGCCGCCCGGCGGGCGGGCATCAACGTCAACGTGATCCGGATCTCGGTGTTCACGCTGTGCAGCACCCTGGCCGCGGTCAGCGGCGTGGTCGCCGCGATGCGGCTCGGCTTCGCCAACCAGCAGTCCGGCAGCGGCGAGACCTTGATCAACGCGATCGCGGCGGCGGTCATCGGCGGCACCAGCCTGTTCGGCGGCCGCACCCGCCGGTACGCCCCGCTGCTGGGCGCCCTGGTCATCGGCGCGATCGCCAACGGCCTGGAGCTGCTGAGCCTGTCCTCGGACGTACGCCTCATCGTCACCGGCACCGTCCTACTGGCCGCCGTCGTCATCGACGCGGTCGTCCAGCGCTCCCGCACCTCCCACGGCCGCTGACCCCCGCGCGGCGGGGCGGGGTCAGCGGATGATGCCGCGGCGGCGGGCTTCGGCGGTCGCGGCGGTGCGGTTGTCGACGCCGAGCTTGGCGAAGACCTGGACCAGGTGCGACTTGACCGTGGCCTCGGTGATGAACAGCCGGCGGGCGATCGCCGAGTTGGAGTGACCGGCCGCGACCAGTTGCAGCACCTCGGCCTCGCGCGGGGTGAGGCTGGTGCCGGGCGAGCGGACCCGCGACACCAGCCGGGTCGCCACCGACGGGGCGAGCACGGTCTCCCCCGCCGCCGCGGCGCGTACGGCGGCCCGCAGGTCGTCCGGGTCGGCGTCCTTGAGCAGGTAACCGATCGCCCCGGCCTCGATCGCGCGCAGGATGTCGGCGTCGCTGTCGTACGTGGTGAGGATCAGCACCCGGGGCGGACGGTCCAGCCCGCGCAGCCGGGCGGTCGCCTGCGCGCCGTCGATCCCGGCCCCGAGCTGGAGGTCCATCAGCACCACCTGCGGCTGGAGCTCCCCCGCGAGCCGGATCGCCTCCTCGCCGCCACCCGCCTCGCCGACGACGGACAGGCCGGGGTCGGCGGCGAGCGTGGCCCGCAGCCCGGCCCGGACGATGGGGTGGTCGTCCACCACCAGCACAGTGATCATGACGCCTCCTGAGCGGGTTCGACCGGGAGCGGGGCGGTGGCGCTGATCGCGGTGCCCCGGCCGGGAGCCGACTCCACCACCAGCGTGCCGCCGACCTCGGCCAGGCGCCCGCTCATCGCGGCCAGGCCCAGGCCGGTGCCGGTGGAGGCGCCCCCGGGCCGCTGCGGGTCGAAGCCCGTCCCGTCGTCGGCGACATCGACGCGCACCGCGCCGGGCTGGAACGTCAGCGTCACCACGACCTGGTCGGCGGCGGCGTGCGCCCGTACGTTGGCCAGCGCGCCCTGCGCGACCCGCAGCAGCGCGACCGCCACCGGGGTCGGCAGCGGGCACGGCTCGCCGTCGAGGACGAACCGCGCCCGCACCCCGAAGTCGCGCAGGTCGGCGACGACCCGTTCCAGCGCCTCGGGCAGCGGGCGCCCGGCCAGCTCGACCGGGGTCAGCGCGCGGACCAGGCGGCGGGTGTCCTCCAGCGCGCCCCGCGCGGCCCGCTCGGCGGTGTCCAGTTGCGGGCGGGCGTCGGCGACGTCGCGGGCGGCCCGCAGCAGCAGGATGATGCTGGACAGGTTCTGCGCCACGGTGTCGTGGATCTCGCGGGCCAGCCGCTCCCGCTCGGCCAGGATGCCCTCCCGGCGCTCGGTCGCGGCGAGCCGCTGCTGGGCCTCGGTCAGCTCGCGGACCAGGGCCGCGCGGGCCTCGCTCTCGCGGCGCAGCTGCCGGTAGACGGAGGTGCTGACGATCGCGACCGCGGCGCCGAACACCGGCCCGAGCACGGCGGCGGCGTCGAGGCCGCCCCGGTGCAGGCCGACCGCGGCGATCGCGCCGGCGGTCAGCACCGCGACGCCGGGCAGCGCCCACCGGTCCGGCAGCAGCTGGCGGTAGAGCAGGAACAGCGCGAACGCGAGCCAGACGAAGCTGATCGAGACGGTGACCAGCACCGCCCACAGCGCGGTCAGCACCGCCAGCCACAGCACGGCCAGCCGGGGCCCGGCGGCGCGGCGGGACAGGGCCATGCCGACGGCGTACCAGGCGGCGACGGCGAGCGTGGCCGACACGACGGCGACCGGGTGGCGCCCGTCGTGCACGGACTGGCCCGCGCCGACCAGCAGCAGCGCCGCGAACAGGACGTGCTCGGCGCGGCGCAGCAGTTCCGGCGCGTCGATCGGCGCCCTATCCATGGTGTGACCTGCTCATGATGTGACCGAGCGTAGCCAGCCGGGCCGGGGCGGACGTACAACCTTCGACGGGGAAAGGCGTGCGACCTTCGCCTCCCGAGGTCCCGTCGGCGGTCCGATGGCGGGGCGGGCGCGGGCGGCGAGGCTGGGTCGCGTGTTCATCGCCATACGTGACCTGCGCTTCGCGCGCGGCCGGTTCGCCCTGCTGGGTGGAGTGGTCGCGCTGATGACGCTGATGGTCGTCGCCCTGACCGGGCTGACCGCGGGGCTGCGCGCCGCCGCCGTCTCCGCGGTCGACGCCCTGCCCACCGCCTATCTGGCCTTCCAGCAGCCCGCCGACGGGGAGCAGGTGTCGTTCGCGACCAGTGCGCTCACCGCCGACCAGGTGGCCGCGCTGGGGGCGTACCCCCTGGGTATCAGCACCACCCGGCTGGCCGCCGGTGGCCGGACCGTCGCCGTCACCGCGTTCGGCGCCGACGCCGCGCTGCTGCCGCCGCTGCGCGGCGGCGCGCCCGGCGGCCTGGTGCTGCCCGCCGACCTCGCCGCCGACCTCGGCCTGTCCCCCGGCGACACGGTGCTGCTGGGCGGGCGCCCGCAGCCGGTGTCGGCGCTGGCCGCGCCGCTGTCGTTCAGCCACCTGCCGGTGGTGTACCTGCCGGTGCCCGCCTGGCGCGAGCTGGCCCGCACCGACGCGGTGACCGCGGCCGCGCTGGCCGCGCCGCCGGCCGCGCCGGTGCCGGGCACGGTGCTGCGCACCCGCGCCGAAGCCCGCGACGCCGTCGGCGGCTTCAGCTCCGAGCAGGGGTCGCTGGACCTGATGCGGGGCCTGCTGCTGGTCGTGTCGGCCCTGGTCGTGGGCGCCTTCTTCACGGTATGGACGGTGCAGCGCACCCCCGACCTGGCCGTGGTCCGGGCCCTGGGCGCCGGGCGGTCCTACCTGCTGCGCGACGCCGTCGGCCAGGCCGCCGCGGTGCTGCTGGCCGGGGCGCTGGTCGGCGGGGCCGCCGCGACGGGGCTCGGCCTGCTGGCCGCCCGCGCGGTGCCGTACGTCGCCGACGCCGCCACCATCGCCCCGCCGCTGCTGGCCATGGTCGGGGTGGGCCTGCTCGGCGCCGTCGTCGCGGTGCGCCGCGTCGCCGCCGTCGACCCGATCACGGCCCTGGGTGGTGCCCGATGAGCGGGCGCGGCGAGCGGATCACGCGGAGCGAGGTCTCGTCATGAGTCTTGAGCTTGATGAGGTCCGGGTCAGCTACCCGGACGGCGAGCGGCGGCTGACCGCCCTGGCCGGGGTCAGCCTGCAGGTGGCGCCCGGCGAGCTGGTGAGCGTGGTGGGCCCGTCGGGTTCGGGCAAGTCGAGCCTGCTCGCGGTGGCCGGGCTGCTGCTCACGCCCGACGGCGGCCGGGTGCGCGTCGGCGGGGCCGAGGCGGGGGCGCTGCGCGGCGGCGCCCGGGACCGGCTGCGCCGGGAGCGGATCGGGTTCGTGTTCCAGCAGGCCAACCTGCTGCCGTCGCTGACCGCACTGGATCAGCTGCTGCTGGCCGCGCACGTGCGCGGGGAGCGGGTTCGCGCGGCCCGGAGCCGGGCCGAGCAGTTGCTGGAGCGGGTCGGGCTGGCGGCGCGGCGGGACAAGCGGCCGCACCAGCTCTCCGGCGGCGAGCGCCAGCGGGTCGGGATCGCCCGCGCCCTGCTGGGCCGCCCGCGCGTGCTGCTGCTGGACGAGCCCACCTCAGCCCTCGACCACGAACGGGGCGTGGACGTGGTCGAGCTGATCCGGGCCGTCACGGCCGAGCACGGCGTGGCGTCGTTGCTGGTCACTCACGATCAGGCGCACGCGCGCCGGGCTGACCGTACGGTGACGCTGCGCGACGGAGAGCTGTCCTGAAGCGGCGCCGGGGCGCGGCCTGGCGGCCGCGCCCCGGCGAAAGAGTCAGTTCGCGACGAGACCGTCGACCTCGCGCTTGCTGACCTCCTTGCTGACCTCCTTGGAGACCTCCATGACACACCTCCTTGTCCTGTCACGAGGGACGTCCACGTTCCGACGACGGCTGCATGGTCTGCCGCCGGAGGCCGTGAACCTGTATGAGGGGGAGCGTAGCGATAGTTGACTCGGCAGGAAAGATGCCCACTCACCGATCTTTAAAAGCGCATTCCGAAGTGTCCAGATAGACGGTAATGAGTGTCATTCTAGTGACATTTCCGCTGTCCAATGATTGAAAGTGCCGTATTAATCACACTGACGAAGATCATTGTGAGGACGACCCCGGTATTGTGTGCCGTCGATCAGATCACTAGCGTGTGATCCACCGTGGACCGATGTGCGGAGGTGGCGGTGTCGATCCTGTGCGCCGAGGACTACCGGGCCCTGGCCCGCGCGCGCCTGCGCGGCGACGTCTGGGACTTCCTCGACGGCGGCAGCGGCGCCGAGCTCACCGTCGACGCCAACCGGGCCGGCTTCGACCGCGCGCTGCTGCGGCCGCGCACGCTGGTCGACGTGTCCCGGGTCGACACCACGCGCAAGCTGCTCGGCGGGGCGCTGACCGCGCCGCTGGGCGTCGCGCCGATCGCCTACCACCGGATGTTCCACCCCGACGGCGAGACCGCGACCGTCGCGGGTGCAGGGCGGGCGGGCGCGCTCTTCGTGGCCAGCATCTTCGCCAGCCGGACGCTGGAGGAGATGGCGGCGGCCGCGACCGGCCCGCTGTGGCTCCAGCTGTACTGGCTGCGCCACCGCCCCGCCCTGGCCGAACTGGCCCAGCGCGCCCAGCGCGCCGGCTTCCGCGCCCTGGTGCTCACCGTCGACGCGCCGCGCATCGGCAAGCGCCTGCGCGACCTGCGCAACGACTTCACGGTGGACCCCGACGTCCGCGCGGTCAACCTCGACCCCGCCCTGATGACCAGCGCGCACGAGCGCCGCGAGGGCTCCTCGTCCATCGCCGCCCACGCCGCGCTCACCTTCGACCAGACGGTCACCTGGGCCGACCTCGCCTGGCTGAAGGGCGTCACCGACCTGCCGCTGGTGCTCAAGGGCATCCTCACCGCCGAGGACGCCGAATGCGCCGTCGCGCACGGCGCCGACGCGATCATCGTGTCCAACCACGGCGGACGGCAGCTCGACGGCGCGGTCCCCGGGCTGCGCGCGCTGCCCGAGGTGGTCGCGGCGGTGGCGGGCCGCTGCCCGGTGCTGCTCGACGGCGGCGTACGGACCGGACGCGACGTCTTCGTCGCCCTGGCCCTGGGCGCCCAGGCCGTGCTGGTCGGCCGCCCCGCGCTGTGGGCGCTCACCGCGGGCGGCGCCGACGCGGTGACCCACGTGCTGTCGCTGCTCGCCGCCGAACTGGAGCACACCATGGCGCTGACCGGGCGGCCGTCCCTGGCCGACATCGGCCGCGACGCGGTCCTGCCCGGCGAACGCCCGGAAGTCTGAGCGAAGGAGCAGCGAGTCATGGTCAAGCTGGACAGGCGGCGCCTGCACGTGTCGGTGACCGACCCGGTCGCGGCGTCGATGAACTTCCTCAACGAGGTCGCCGGACGCTACCCCGACGCCGTCTCATTGGCCGCCGGGCGGCCGTACGAGGGGTTCTACGACACCGCCGACATCGGCCGCTACCTCGACCGGTACGTCGCGTACCTGGCCGAGCAGGGCAGCGACCCGGTCCAGATCCGCCGCGCCCTGATGCAGTACGGCCGCACCAACGGCCAGATCCACGGGCTCATCGCGCGGATGCTCGCCACCGACGACGGCATCGACGTGCCCGCCGAGGCGGTCTCGGTCACCGCGGGCTGCCAGGAGGCCATGGTCATGGTGCTGCGGGGCCTGTGTGCGGGCCCTGACGACGTGCTGCTGGCCGCCGAACCCTGCTACGTCGGCATCACCGGCGCCGCCCGCATCCTCGGCATCGAGGTCGTGCCCGTGCCCGAGGGCCGCGGCGGGCTCGACCCGGCCCGCGTCGCCGAGACCGCCCGCGCCGTCCGCGACAGCGGCCGCACCCCACGCGCGCTGTACCTGGTGCCCGACTTCTCGAACCCGTCCGGCCTGTGCCTGGACGTGGCCGCCCGGCAGGGCCTGCTGGACGTGGCCGAGGCCGAGGACTTCCTGATCCTCGAAGACGACCCGTACGGCCTGTTCGGCCTCGACGACCGTCCCCGGCCCAAGCTCAAGGCCCTCGACACCCGGCAGCGCGTGGTCTACCTGGGCTCGTTCGCCAAGTCGGTCTTCCCCGGCGCCCGCATCGGCTTCCTCGTCGCCGACCAGACCGTGGTCGACGAGGCCGGGCGGACCACGCTGCTGGCCGAGGAGCTGTCCACCATCAAGAGCATGCTCACCGTGAACACCTCCCCCATCGCCCAGGCGGTGGTCGGCGGCGTCCTGGTCGAGTCCGGTTGCAGCCTGAAGGCCGCCAACGCGCAGAAGATCGCCTTCTACCGGGAGAACCTGCGCGGGCTGGTCGACGCGCTCGACCGGCACCTGCCCGCGCCGTGGCGCGACGAGGTGGGAGTGCGCTGGAACCAGCCCGAGGGCGGGTTCTTCGCCGTGGTCGACGTGCCGTTCACCGCCGACGAGCGGCTGCTGGAGGTGTCCGCCTCCCGGTACGGGGTGCTGTGGACGCCGATGAGCTTCTTCTACACCGACGGCGGCACCAGGTCGCTGCGCCTGTCGTGCAGCTACCTGGACGCCGCCACCGTCGAGGAGGGCGTACGCCGCCTCGCCGCGATGATCCGGGACAACGTCGCGGCCTAGCCGCCCTTCTGCTCGGCGCCGGGCGGCTTGAGCCGCGAGCTGCCCAGCTCCCGCCCGTCCCCGCCGTACGCGGTGCACAGCGGGTAGTGCTCGTCGGACAGCGGCTCCCAGCGGCCTTCGCCGACCGGGGTCGGCTCCGGCAGCGGGCTGCCCCTGCGGACCAGCCAGAAGACGTACACGGTCGGGTCCGCGCTCCACGGGGCGAAGCTGGCTGCGGTCGCCCCGTCGGCTGCCGCGCACACCAGACGGTCGAGCGGGCCGCGGACCGCGCCGAAGTCGATCAGCGTGCCCTGGCCGACGGTCATCTCGCGCAGGTCGAGGAACAGCCTGCCGTCGCCGCCCGCGAACGTGACCCGGTAGTCGACGGCGGCGGGGCCGTCCGGGCCGTACCAGAACTCGTCCAGGTACGGCCGCCCGCTGCCCCAGAAGTAGAGGACCAGCTCCCTTCCGGCGTTCATGACACCCGTGCGGATCGTGTCGCCCACGGGCAAGGCGCTCGGGTTGGGCGACGGCAGCACCGGTGACGCCGGTGTCACGAGCCCGCCGCCCCCCGTCTCCCCGGCGGCGCACCCGCCCAACACCAGTACCGCCACCAGCACCATCAGCCGCCGCTTCCCGATACCTCGCACCCGTCCCCTCCTCCGCCCGCATCTCCGCCCGCACCTCCGGCTCGTCGCATCATAACGGCGGCCGATATATATCGTCTACCGTTTGGCGCCGCGCATGATCGCGGTTTCCGGTCGGGGTTGGCGCCGGTGATCGCGGTTTCCGGTCGGGATGTGGCCGATCAGGGCACGCCTTGACCGAAAACGGTGATCTTTAGGGCTCCAGCTGCCGATGATCGGCGATAGCGGGCGAGACCTCACCGCCGCGAGGCGTGCCGAATCCCTGGAAAGCTGACAAGTTCGGCGTGCTTGACAAGAAAAGTTGTCGGTGACAGGGTCGGAAGCATGCTTGATGTGGCGGTGATCGACGATCCGGCGACCGCCGAGGTCTGCCTGGACCCGGTGCGGGCGCGGCTGCTCGCGGCCCTGGCCGAACCGGCCTCGGCCAGCACGCTCGCGGCCCGGACCGGGCTCACCCGGCAGAAGGTCAACTACCACCTGCACGCGCTGGAGCGGGTGGGGCTGGTGGAGCTGGTCGAGGAGCGGCGCAAGGGCAACATGACCGAGCGGGTGATGCAGGCGACGGCGTCGTCATACGTCATCTCGCCCGCCGCGCTCGCCCCGGTCGCCCCCGACCCGGCCCAGGCCCCCGACCAGCTGTCCGCCCGCTGGCTGCTGGCGCTGGGCGCCCGGCTGGTGCGCGAGGTCGGCGAACTGATCACCGGTTCCCGCGCGGCGCGGCAGCCGCTGGCGACGTTCGCGGTGGACAGCGAGATCAGGTTCGCCTCCGCCGCCGACCGCGCCGCCTTCGCGGCGGAGCTGACCAGGACACTGGCCGGCCTGGTCGAGCGTTATCACGACGAGCACAGCCCCGGCGGCCGCCGCCACCGGCTCGTGGTCGGGCTCCACCCGAGCCTGGTCCCGCCGCCGACGGAGGAGACCGCCGCCGCCACGGCCCTGCCCGCGGCGGCACCGCCCGAACTCACGAGGGAGTAGCGACATGGACGGCACGTTCGAGATCGTGCGCGAAGGCACCCTGGCGACGTCACCGGAGGAATACTGGGACGCCGTCACCACCGGCAACGGCGGGTGGCTGTGGCCGATGGAGTTCGAGCCGCGCGTCGGCGGGCAGGCCGCGTTCGGCGGCACCGTCACCGAGTGGGAGCCGCCGCACCGGCTGTGCAGCCGTATGGAGGCGCCCAACGGCTGGTTCAACCAGGTCGAGCACACCGTCGACGACGCCGGGGACGGCACGGTCCGCTTCAGGTACGTCCACAGCGGCATCTTCGTCGACAACTGGGAGAACCAGTACCACGGCGCGGACGAGCACACCGACTTCTACCTGCACACGCTCGGGCAGTACCTGGCGCACTTCAGCCGTCGCCCGGTCGCGTACGCCTCGGTCGACGGCCCGGCCGCGTCGCTGAACCCGGCCGGGTTCGACACCCTGCGCGCCGCGCTGGGCCTGGGCGCGGACACCCGGCAGGGTGACACGGTCACCGTGGACCTGCCCGGCGAGGGCCCCGCCGAGATCGTCGTCGACTACTGGCACCCGCACTTCCTGGGCCTGCGCAGCGCCGACACGATGTACCGCTTCTTCGGCCGCAACGTCTTCGGCGCCCCGGTCGGCTTCGCCGCCCACCTGTTCGCCCCCGGCGCCGACCCCGACGCGACCCGGAAGTCCTGGCAGCAGTGGCTGGAGGGCGTCTACGCCTGACCCGCGGACCCGGCCGCCCGGGTCAGGTCAGGTGGTGAACCAGGTGCGGAGGTGGGCGGCCGCCTCCTCCTGTGCCCGGCGGCCGTCCGCGAGGTCCCCCGCCATGCAGAAGAACCCGTGGATCATGCCGTCGTAGCGGGTGAGCGTCACCGGGACGCCGGAGTCGGACAGCGTGCGGGCGTACTGCTCGGCCTGGTCGCGCAGGGGGTCGTACTCGGCGGTGATGACCAGGGCGGGCGGCAGACCGATGTGGTCTGCGGCCAGCAGCGGCGAGGCGAGCGGGTCGCCGCCGTCGGCGGGCGAGGTCAGGTAGTGGTCCCAGTACCAGGTGACCGAGGTGGCGTTGAACAGGTACGGGTCGGTGCCCTCGCGCAGCGACCGGGTGCTCGACCGGTAGTCGGTGTTCGGGTACACCAGCAGCTGCCCGACCAGGTCCGGGCCGTGCTCGCGGGCCAGCAGGGTCACCGACGCGGCCAGGTTGCCGCCGGCGCTGTCGCCGCCGACCGCGATGCGGGCCGGGTCGGCGCCGAGCTCGGCCGCGTTGGCGGCGACCCAGGCGGTGACGGCGTGGCAGTCGTGCACCGCGGCGGGGAACTTGTGCTCCGGCGCCAGCCGGTATCCGGCCGCCACGACCAGGCAGCCCGCGGCGTTGGCCAGCGTCCGGCACACCGCGTCGGCGGTGTCGATGGTGCCCAGCGTCCAGCCGCCGCCGAAGAAGTACACCAGCACGGGCAGCGGCTCGCCGAGCACCGGCCGGAAGATCCGGATCGGCAGCGGGCCGCCCGGACCGTCGATGTCGCGGTCGACGACCTCGGCGACGGGCTCGGGC is a window from the Catellatospora sp. TT07R-123 genome containing:
- a CDS encoding M23 family metallopeptidase — translated: MKYFRRAKHNAPGLSDRSRAQVAGLTDRLRGGLARHSRTALVAVTTSALAGAGAFALLHQAAPGEAQPAAVDAAPSVAITPKAVTGFLADALAERQAIAADSASRADRPAASPSPSASPSPSASPSPSASPTPAKPKPTPTKPVAKPKPKPTVVKKPTPAPAPKPAAKPAAAPKPKPKPLWTIPLPGAQVTSCFGARWGTVHKGIDFAMPPGTPIHAVGAGTVVSAGWAYSGYGISVVVDHHNGYLSHYAHMSQDMVSVGQEVKPGDVLGLEGTTGDSTGPHLHFEIHEGSMWNQINPAPWLRDHGIAISGC
- a CDS encoding sugar ABC transporter substrate-binding protein, whose amino-acid sequence is MRKRDLLAVATASFLALTVAGCESGSNTGGGSGGGKIALLLPESQTTRYEQHDRPLFEAKVKELCPDCEVIYSNAQQDQSRQQQQAEAALNNGAKVLVLDPVDGAAAGTIASLAKSKGVPVISYDRLIQNAPIDYYISFDNERVGQLQGEALVNRLKELGKTSGDIVMINGSPTDNNAKQFNKGAHSALDNSGFKTVPTPDYFTPEWKPENAQKFMEGQIAQLGKDGFAGVYAANDGTAGGAIAAMRAAGINPVPPTTGQDAELAAIQRIVSGDQYMTVYKAFKPEADQAATLAVDLVKGNKPTAGKTVDNGSGAIPSFLLEPVVVNKDNIKDTVVKDNLYTVQQICTGAYAAACQAAGLS
- a CDS encoding ATP-binding cassette domain-containing protein, with translation MSTTSSRPILSLRGIDKRFGAVQALTSVDLDVHAGEVVALVGDNGAGKSTLVKVICGVGPPDGGTITFNGTDVRVDTPHAAQELGIATVFQDLALCDNLDVVGNLFLGRELMRGASLDEVEMERRSGKLLRDLSARIPSVRLPVAALSGGQRQTVAISRSLLGDPKVVLLDEPTAALGVAQTAQVLNLVERLRDRGLGVVLISHNMVDVRAVADRVAVLRLGRNNGEFRTADVTNEQIIAAITGATQNVVTERMERLREAEHGRTAERGDAEGGAS
- a CDS encoding sugar ABC transporter permease, which gives rise to MTDPVTDPGPGPAVAPPTPATELSSPKEAVGGWLQTLRTGDIGSLPVIIGLILIVIVFQSLNSTFLNAFNLVNLCLQIAALGIMATGITLVLMLGEIDLSIGSVSGVAAAVLLVTHVRDGMGPWVAVLLAVLAGAVIGLIQGSIFAKVGVPSFIVTLAGLLTWQGVQLRILGEQGTINLPPVGTLVKLAQFSFVPRWLAIALAALIPLLYLLFNLMTRRRRVSAELPVMPLWLPITVAVILFVLLQVVVAKLYLDRGVPWTFVFMVVVVVFFDWLLRRTAYGRKIFAVGGNIEAARRAGINVNVIRISVFTLCSTLAAVSGVVAAMRLGFANQQSGSGETLINAIAAAVIGGTSLFGGRTRRYAPLLGALVIGAIANGLELLSLSSDVRLIVTGTVLLAAVVIDAVVQRSRTSHGR
- a CDS encoding response regulator transcription factor, whose translation is MITVLVVDDHPIVRAGLRATLAADPGLSVVGEAGGGEEAIRLAGELQPQVVLMDLQLGAGIDGAQATARLRGLDRPPRVLILTTYDSDADILRAIEAGAIGYLLKDADPDDLRAAVRAAAAGETVLAPSVATRLVSRVRSPGTSLTPREAEVLQLVAAGHSNSAIARRLFITEATVKSHLVQVFAKLGVDNRTAATAEARRRGIIR
- a CDS encoding sensor histidine kinase, with translation MDRAPIDAPELLRRAEHVLFAALLLVGAGQSVHDGRHPVAVVSATLAVAAWYAVGMALSRRAAGPRLAVLWLAVLTALWAVLVTVSISFVWLAFALFLLYRQLLPDRWALPGVAVLTAGAIAAVGLHRGGLDAAAVLGPVFGAAVAIVSTSVYRQLRRESEARAALVRELTEAQQRLAATERREGILAERERLAREIHDTVAQNLSSIILLLRAARDVADARPQLDTAERAARGALEDTRRLVRALTPVELAGRPLPEALERVVADLRDFGVRARFVLDGEPCPLPTPVAVALLRVAQGALANVRAHAAADQVVVTLTFQPGAVRVDVADDGTGFDPQRPGGASTGTGLGLAAMSGRLAEVGGTLVVESAPGRGTAISATAPLPVEPAQEAS